A DNA window from Ostrea edulis chromosome 5, xbOstEdul1.1, whole genome shotgun sequence contains the following coding sequences:
- the LOC125652112 gene encoding translation initiation factor IF-2, mitochondrial-like: MSRVCFQNIVTQQRLISCLQNVSITKRLPGWWSQSVQESSCSIPLFTCYKQTFHTTTANADLDDLKAELIHHDAKPSKALSQKRRKILQGLRSATAQKPKSLTKKNVKIFKGMTLAELSRNMKTDLDSVLDAILGSPVYESIEDEQTEIVDLELLMKICRMFGGNPVVKGIDKQRQVLQQDVPRQSPPDPRNLISRPPVITIMGHIDHGKTTLLDALRKSNVVSQEFGGITQHIGAFSVTTSSGSQITFLDTPGHAAFTAMRERGAIVTDIIVLVVAADDGVMPQTRESIEHARKHHVPMVIAINKIDRPNADLQRTLNSLLEHGVQTELNGGDVPVVPISALKGENLTELQETIAVQAELLDLKSDIKGLVEGHIIESKLHPKIGKVATILVQRGILKPGSIIVAGEALAKVKSMSDDRGETVKAVSPSFCAEVTGWKELPLAGDEVLQVKDKKTAQDIVKLISAKKRISKDELSASVVDDQRQEHQKKMQELRQLKHENYRKYLKAKDITIQYGYVQSTLGEVNLPIILKGDVYGSIEALLGMFSTFDSQLCELRVVHHDVGPVTEADVNLAESLNAEIFSFNVPVPEELKVAAKKKSIVIKENNVIYKLIDDLKDSANDRIPLVEEEYVVGEAEVLQVFDFKFKDGIRNVAGCRCVQGNLQRKLIYKVIRNEEEIFRGKLDSLKHHKDEVDSIMTGKECGVLVNDSKFMFEDGDIIQCIDANKVKKTVDWAPDF; the protein is encoded by the exons ATGTCTAGAGTGTGCTTTCAAAACATTGTGACTCAGCAACGATTGATCAGCTGTTTACAGAATGTTTCCATTACAAAAAGACTGCCAGGATGGTGGAGCCAGTCTGTCCAAGAAAGCTCCTGTTCTATTCCCCTCTTCACATGTTACAAACAGACATTTCATACAACCACTGCAAATGCAGACCTGGATGATCTCAAAGCTGAGCTTATTCATCATGATGCTAAACCCTCCAAGGCTTTAAGCCAAAAACGAAGGAAGATTCTTCaaggt CTTAGAAGTGCAACAGCCCAAAAACCAAAGTCCTTAACaaagaaaaatgtgaaaatttttaaaggaATGACCCTTGCTGAACTTTCCAGGAATATGAAAACTGACTTAG ATTCTGTATTAGATGCAATATTAGGATCTCCAGTATATGAAAGTATTGAAGATGAACAGACAG AAATTGTTGATCTGGAGCTGTTAATGAAGATCTGCAGGATGTTTGGAGGGAATCCTGTGGTGAAGGGCATTGATAAGCAAAGACAGGTCTTACAGCAGGATGTTCCAAGGCA ATCCCCACCTGACCCCAGAAATCTGATCTCAAGACCCCCAGTGATAACAATTATGGGTCATATTGACCATGGAAAAACGACTCTTTTGGATGCATTGCGCAAGTCTAATGTTGTGTCTCAGGAGTTCGGGGGAATAACACAGCACATAGGAGCTTTCTCAG TCACAACATCATCAGGAAGTCAGATAACATTCCTGGATACACCAGGTCATGCTGCTTTTACTGCGATGCGGGAGAGAGGGGCCATTGTGACTGATATCATTGTTCTAGTTGTGGCAGCGGATGATGGTGTCATGCCACAGACTCGGGAGTCCATAGAACATGCCAGGAAACATCACG TCCCCATGGTAATTGCCATCAACAAAATAGATCGTCCAAATGCTGATCTG CAAAGAACACTGAACAGTCTCTTGGAACATGGTGTTCAGACTGAGTTAAATGGTGGAGATGTTCCTGTTGTGCCAATATCTGCTctgaag GGTGAAAATCTAACAGAGTTACAAGAAACCATAGCTGTGCAGGCGGAATTACTTGATCTCAAAAGTGACATCAAAGGCCTGGTTGAAGGTCACATCATCGAGTCCAAGTTACATCCAAAAATTGG GAAAGTTGCCACTATTTTAGTTCAGCGTGGTATTTTGAAACCAGGATCAATCATTGTTGCAGGGGAGGCATTGGCAAAA GTTAAAAGCATGTCAGATGACAGGGGTGAGACTGTGAAGGCTGTCTCTCCATCTTTTTGTGCAGAAGTCACTGGGTGGAAGGAACTGCCTTTGGCTGGAGATGAGGTTCTCCAGGTCAAGGACAAG AAAACAGCTCAAGATATAGTAAAGTTGATTTCCGCAAAGAAAAGAATCAGTAAGGATGAACTGAGTGCTTCTGTAGTGGATGACCAGCGGCAGGAACATCAGAAAAAGATGCAAGAGTTACGTCAACTAAAGCATGAGAACTACAGGAAATACTTGAAAGCTAAGGATATAACGATTCAGTACGGATATGTCCAGTCTACTCTGGGGGAAGTCAACCTTCCAATAATTCTCAAAG GTGATGTGTATGGGTCCATTGAGGCTTTGTTGGGGATGTTCTCTACGTTTGATTCACAGCTATGTGAACTACGAGTTGTTCATCACGATGTAGGACCAGTAACGGAAGCTGATGTCAATTTAGCAGAGAGTTTAAATG CTGAAATATTTAGCTTCAATGTACCTGTTCCTGAAGAATTAAAAGTTGCAGCAAAGAAGAAAAGCATTGTgattaaagaaaataatgtgATATACAAACTGATTGATGACCTCAAAGACAGTGCAAATGACCGCATTCCACTTGTAGAAGAGGAGTATGTTGTGG GGGAAGCGGAGGTTTTACAAGTATTTGATTTCAAGTTCAAGGATGGTATAAGAAATGTTGCTGGATGTCGATGTGTTCAGGGTAACCTACAGAGGAAACTCATCTACAAAGTCATTCGCAATGAAGAGGAGATTTTCAGAG GTAAGCTGGATTCTCTAAAACACCATAAAGATGAAGTGGACTCGATTATGACAGGCAAGGAGTGTGGTGTCCTAGTGAATGACTCTAAATTCATGTTTGAAGACGGGGACATTATTCAGTGCATTGATGCCAATAAAGTGAAGAAGACAGTTGATTGGGCCCCAGATTTTTAG